In one Ornithinimicrobium pratense genomic region, the following are encoded:
- a CDS encoding ABC transporter permease, giving the protein MGRHSAPSRRTGRRGSGGLTAGRLGGRQFTADPWVSLGLALLIGLVALLLTAVPRALSDVQSRQLVQDVTSLSAAQRDVVGTWNRTVEVPSFQVWAPDLVGLGEEEHEELVQDPWGPFRAGADRIRVEQPPPLRDVLDPAQMVAELNRPFSWVPQVESDFVSATFTLTVDPDLTSHVELVDGDWPALTYRDRESFSGVSPGPGREEGERETGDDVPEVMLSQDAADRLLLEVGDVIEDVNGETVLLSGTYRVSNPDDPRWQHVTAADRLGIIPDPDAGTSGFAAAFLSPQNRGALGQPATVDMRLWYPIDPTGITGRSDEVATLRTQLTTLMAQQQVLVPAAEVWDGPDQIPVFSADLAPTLDRIAAQQRATSSLIAVVAAGPLGVALAVAALGARLVVHRRRPALAMALARGAAPTQLRTLVALEGLVLGIPAAVLGHLGATLLLPGSTPWWRWAVTAVVALVPSVTLAASLDDASLLQRRTDLSGRSSSRWRWVVELALVGLAALSTWRLLDRGARGDDAAASGVDLLAAATPVLLALAACVITLRLYPLPLAALTRALRGRRSLTPFLGAARALRDPAGGLVPALAVVLGTAIALVSAVLLSTVTRGAEVAAWENNGAAIRVTGPPLTDDLRERLEQVDGVAAVGGIADSGQTARLDADGNRRAARVWLVDEAVQRVQADAPVDLLPAELFAAGADGRAPIATLRSLSADDDVSEGLTLSRVGDVEVVAHLPELPGAAHAGGVVVDRAVWEATGSSGPLANIILIGLADGADADQVAAGVEHTMGERSGVRTTVAEQLRSFTQAPVTEGLTRLFVGATIISGLLTVLAVVVVQLMGSAARARLLAVLRTLGLAPAQTRALTAWELAPLLVVSTVVGGLLGLTIPWVLLRGLDLTGLTGGPAQPALLLDPVLLALVLGAVVLTVLIAIAVSAWLAGRTNLAQALRVGEER; this is encoded by the coding sequence ATGGGCCGGCATTCCGCCCCCTCCCGCCGCACCGGACGGCGCGGTTCAGGCGGCCTGACCGCAGGTCGACTCGGCGGCCGGCAGTTCACCGCCGACCCCTGGGTCTCCCTCGGGTTGGCGCTGCTGATCGGTCTGGTCGCCCTGCTCCTGACGGCGGTCCCGCGTGCGCTGAGCGACGTCCAGTCCCGGCAGCTGGTCCAGGACGTCACCAGTCTCTCGGCGGCGCAGCGCGACGTCGTCGGGACGTGGAACCGGACGGTGGAGGTCCCCAGTTTCCAGGTGTGGGCACCCGACCTGGTCGGGCTCGGCGAGGAGGAGCACGAGGAGCTGGTCCAGGACCCGTGGGGACCGTTCCGCGCCGGCGCCGACCGGATCCGGGTCGAGCAGCCACCGCCACTGCGGGACGTGCTGGACCCGGCGCAGATGGTGGCCGAGCTGAACCGCCCTTTCAGCTGGGTCCCACAGGTGGAGAGCGACTTCGTCTCCGCGACCTTCACCCTCACCGTCGACCCGGACCTGACCTCGCACGTGGAACTGGTCGACGGCGACTGGCCGGCGCTGACCTACCGGGACCGCGAGAGCTTCAGTGGCGTCTCCCCGGGGCCGGGTCGCGAGGAGGGCGAGCGGGAGACCGGCGACGACGTGCCGGAGGTCATGCTCTCCCAGGACGCGGCCGACCGGCTGCTCCTCGAGGTCGGTGACGTCATCGAGGACGTCAACGGCGAGACCGTGCTGCTCTCCGGCACCTACCGGGTCAGCAACCCGGACGACCCGCGCTGGCAGCACGTCACGGCGGCCGACCGGCTGGGGATCATCCCGGACCCGGACGCCGGCACCTCAGGGTTCGCGGCGGCGTTCCTGTCCCCGCAGAACCGCGGCGCCCTCGGGCAGCCGGCGACGGTCGACATGCGCCTGTGGTACCCCATCGACCCGACCGGGATCACCGGTCGCAGCGACGAGGTGGCGACCCTCCGCACCCAGCTCACCACCCTGATGGCCCAGCAGCAGGTCCTGGTGCCCGCCGCCGAGGTGTGGGACGGCCCCGACCAGATCCCGGTCTTCTCCGCCGACCTGGCCCCCACCCTGGACCGGATCGCGGCGCAGCAGCGCGCGACCAGCTCCTTGATCGCGGTCGTCGCCGCCGGCCCCCTGGGGGTCGCGCTGGCCGTGGCGGCGCTGGGGGCGAGGCTGGTCGTCCACCGCCGGCGGCCCGCCCTGGCGATGGCGCTCGCCCGCGGTGCCGCACCCACCCAGCTGCGCACGCTGGTGGCCCTGGAGGGGCTGGTGCTCGGCATACCCGCGGCTGTCCTGGGCCACCTGGGCGCGACGCTGCTCCTGCCCGGCTCCACCCCGTGGTGGCGGTGGGCGGTGACCGCGGTGGTCGCGCTGGTCCCGTCGGTGACCCTGGCCGCCTCGCTCGACGACGCCTCCCTGCTCCAGCGACGCACCGACCTCAGCGGGCGCAGCAGCAGCCGGTGGCGGTGGGTGGTCGAGCTCGCCCTGGTCGGCCTCGCCGCGCTGTCGACCTGGCGGCTCCTGGACCGCGGCGCCCGGGGTGACGACGCCGCCGCGAGCGGCGTCGACCTGCTCGCGGCGGCCACGCCGGTGCTGCTGGCCCTGGCGGCCTGCGTGATCACGCTGCGCCTCTACCCACTTCCCCTTGCCGCGCTGACCCGTGCCCTGCGCGGGCGACGGTCGCTGACCCCGTTCCTGGGGGCCGCGCGGGCTCTGCGCGACCCCGCCGGCGGGCTGGTCCCCGCGCTGGCCGTGGTGCTCGGGACCGCCATCGCCCTGGTCAGCGCAGTCCTGCTCTCCACCGTGACGCGGGGGGCCGAGGTGGCGGCGTGGGAGAACAACGGCGCCGCGATCCGGGTGACCGGGCCGCCGTTGACCGACGACCTGCGCGAGCGACTGGAGCAGGTGGACGGGGTCGCCGCGGTCGGTGGCATCGCGGACAGCGGGCAGACCGCCAGACTCGACGCAGATGGCAACCGTCGAGCGGCGCGCGTCTGGCTGGTCGACGAGGCGGTGCAGCGGGTGCAGGCCGACGCCCCGGTCGACCTGCTACCGGCGGAGCTCTTCGCCGCTGGTGCCGACGGCCGGGCCCCCATCGCGACCCTGCGCAGCCTGAGTGCGGACGACGACGTGAGCGAGGGGCTCACCCTGTCCCGGGTCGGTGACGTCGAGGTGGTGGCGCACCTGCCTGAGCTGCCGGGAGCCGCACACGCCGGTGGCGTCGTCGTGGACCGCGCCGTCTGGGAGGCCACCGGGAGCAGCGGCCCGCTGGCCAACATCATCCTCATCGGTCTGGCCGACGGCGCCGACGCCGACCAGGTCGCGGCCGGGGTCGAGCACACCATGGGTGAGCGCTCCGGGGTGCGGACCACGGTGGCCGAGCAGCTGAGGTCGTTCACGCAGGCCCCGGTGACCGAAGGGCTGACCCGGCTCTTCGTCGGCGCCACCATCATCTCCGGCCTGCTCACCGTGCTGGCCGTCGTCGTGGTGCAGCTGATGGGCTCCGCCGCTCGAGCCCGACTGCTCGCGGTCCTGCGCACCCTGGGGCTGGCGCCCGCGCAGACCCGTGCCCTCACCGCCTGGGAGCTGGCGCCGCTGCTCGTCGTCTCCACCGTCGTCGGGGGGTTGCTCGGTCTCACCATCCCCTGGGTGCTGCTGCGCGGGCTGGACCTCACCGGCCTCACCGGAGGCCCGGCCCAGCCGGCGCTCCTCCTGGACCCGGTGCTGCTGGCCCTCGTGCTGGGTGCCGTCGTCCTCACAGTCCTGATCGCCATCGCCGTCAGCGCCTGGCTCGCCGGCCGCACCAACCTCGCGCAGGCACTGCGCGTCGGGGAAGAGAGATAA